The following coding sequences lie in one Chloroflexaceae bacterium genomic window:
- a CDS encoding cobalamin-binding protein, producing MRIVSLLPSTTEIAFALGLGDQVVAVTHECDYPPEARQRPVITASALDHHHATSAEIDAAVRGQLRDGISIYTLDTAMLERLQPDLVLTQALCDVCAVSFGVVEQAVAQVSAAPRILSLEPTDLEGIFGSILAVGNATGRRAQAVELVAQLRARVERVRQRAARATYRPRVACLEWFDPPFGPGHWLPELVELAGGRAGLGAPGEPSRRVAWDEVVAFAPEVIVLAPCGFDLERARSEALATLPRRPGWDALPAVRAGRVFAVDANSYFSRPGPRVVDSLELLARLIHPDLFPGWGPPEGASRLEEAVA from the coding sequence ATGCGGATCGTCTCGCTGCTGCCGAGCACCACGGAAATAGCTTTCGCCCTGGGGTTGGGGGATCAGGTTGTGGCGGTGACGCACGAGTGCGATTACCCGCCCGAAGCGCGTCAGCGCCCCGTGATTACCGCCAGCGCCCTCGACCATCACCATGCCACGTCTGCGGAAATTGACGCGGCGGTGCGCGGGCAGTTGCGCGATGGCATCTCCATCTATACCCTCGATACGGCAATGCTTGAACGTCTGCAGCCCGATCTGGTGCTCACCCAGGCCCTCTGCGATGTCTGCGCGGTCTCCTTCGGGGTGGTGGAGCAGGCCGTGGCGCAGGTGAGCGCCGCTCCCCGCATCCTCTCGCTCGAGCCGACCGACCTGGAGGGCATCTTTGGCAGTATCCTCGCCGTGGGCAATGCCACCGGACGGCGCGCGCAAGCCGTTGAGCTGGTCGCGCAGTTGCGCGCGCGAGTGGAACGGGTGCGCCAACGGGCGGCCCGGGCTACATACCGGCCCCGTGTGGCATGCCTGGAGTGGTTCGATCCGCCCTTCGGCCCCGGTCACTGGCTCCCTGAACTGGTCGAGCTTGCCGGCGGACGCGCGGGCCTCGGCGCGCCGGGCGAACCGTCCCGGCGCGTCGCGTGGGACGAGGTGGTTGCGTTTGCTCCCGAGGTGATCGTGCTTGCCCCATGCGGTTTCGACCTTGAGCGCGCCCGCAGTGAGGCGCTGGCGACGCTGCCCCGGCGCCCCGGCTGGGATGCGCTCCCCGCCGTGCGCGCCGGGAGAGTCTTTGCCGTAGATGCGAACAGCTACTTCAGCCGTCCTGGACCGCGGGTGGTTGACAGTCTGGAGTTGCTGGCGCGCCTGATCCATCCCGATCTGTTCCCTGGCTGGGGGCCGCCTGAGGGCGCCTCTCGGCTGGAAGAGGCGGTTGCATAA
- a CDS encoding PDZ domain-containing protein, whose translation MITYTISMPQPHTHLFHVTVEVDRIAGAWVDLILPSWTPGSYMIREYARHVQGFGAVDPATDAPLPWRKIAKDAWRVETGGAERVQARYQVYANELTVRTSHLDGAHGYFNGASVFMFVPGREAEPLRLRVETPPGWRVTTGLEPADQPNEFLAADYDELVDCPVECGTHRLLAFEVDGVPHRIAIWGRGNEDAARLVADTRRIVEAQRDFFGELPYRHYTFILHLLDGRGGGLEHRNSVTNQVDRWTFRPEQNYERYLSLTSHELFHVWNVKRLRPAPLGPFDYRRENYTRLLWLVEGATSYYDNLLLVRAGLMTPERFLERLGEAIAQLQNQPGRLLQSLEESSFDAWIKFYRPDENSANSSVSYYLKGGLVCFLLDMEIRAHTSGWRSLDDLMRQLYAAYPVNGPGIPEEGGVLEAVEELTGDRKGVFRDFFARYISGVAELDYARALAVAGLEMHWERKGPQAWLGCSLKRQGERTIIESVRSDGPAWTAGVYAGDELVALDGWRVNDERLAERLEERRPGDAVRLTLFRGDALIEVSVTLAEAPPDRAVITPLASPDEAQRRTYRSWLGVGLPG comes from the coding sequence ATGATCACCTATACTATCAGTATGCCCCAGCCGCATACGCACCTCTTCCACGTCACGGTCGAGGTTGACAGGATAGCCGGGGCCTGGGTCGATCTCATTCTTCCTTCCTGGACGCCTGGTTCGTACATGATCCGCGAATACGCGCGGCACGTGCAGGGCTTTGGCGCAGTCGACCCTGCTACGGATGCGCCGTTGCCCTGGCGCAAAATCGCCAAGGATGCCTGGCGCGTCGAAACCGGCGGCGCGGAGCGCGTCCAGGCCCGCTACCAGGTCTATGCCAACGAACTGACGGTACGGACCAGTCACCTGGACGGCGCCCACGGCTACTTCAACGGCGCCAGCGTCTTTATGTTCGTGCCGGGCCGCGAGGCCGAGCCGTTGCGGCTACGGGTCGAAACGCCGCCAGGCTGGCGAGTGACGACCGGGCTTGAGCCTGCCGATCAGCCCAATGAGTTCCTTGCCGCCGATTACGACGAACTGGTGGATTGTCCTGTCGAGTGCGGCACGCATCGCCTGCTCGCCTTCGAGGTGGACGGCGTGCCCCATCGCATCGCCATCTGGGGGCGCGGCAACGAGGATGCGGCGCGCCTGGTCGCCGATACCCGGCGCATCGTCGAGGCGCAGCGCGACTTCTTTGGCGAGCTTCCCTATCGCCACTACACCTTCATCCTCCATCTGCTCGATGGGCGCGGCGGCGGGCTTGAGCATCGCAATAGCGTCACGAACCAGGTTGACCGCTGGACGTTCCGCCCCGAGCAGAACTACGAGCGATACCTGTCACTCACCTCCCACGAGTTGTTCCATGTCTGGAACGTGAAGCGTCTGCGACCGGCGCCTCTCGGTCCGTTCGACTATCGCCGGGAGAACTATACCCGGCTGCTCTGGCTGGTGGAGGGCGCTACCAGTTACTACGATAACCTGCTGCTCGTGCGAGCGGGGTTGATGACCCCGGAACGCTTCCTGGAGCGGCTGGGCGAGGCCATCGCGCAACTCCAGAACCAGCCCGGGCGCCTGCTGCAGAGTCTGGAGGAGAGCAGCTTCGATGCCTGGATCAAGTTCTATCGCCCCGACGAGAATAGCGCCAATTCCAGCGTCTCGTACTATCTGAAGGGCGGCCTGGTCTGCTTCCTGCTGGATATGGAGATCCGCGCACATACCAGCGGCTGGCGTTCGCTTGATGATCTGATGCGCCAGCTCTACGCCGCCTATCCCGTTAACGGCCCGGGGATCCCCGAAGAAGGGGGCGTGCTGGAGGCGGTGGAGGAACTGACGGGTGACCGGAAGGGCGTCTTCCGCGATTTCTTTGCGCGCTACATATCTGGTGTGGCGGAACTGGACTACGCCCGCGCGCTGGCGGTGGCGGGCCTGGAGATGCACTGGGAGCGGAAGGGGCCGCAGGCATGGCTGGGGTGCAGCCTCAAGCGCCAGGGTGAGCGGACGATCATTGAGAGCGTGCGCTCCGATGGTCCGGCCTGGACAGCGGGGGTGTATGCCGGTGATGAGCTGGTGGCCCTCGACGGCTGGCGCGTCAACGATGAGCGGCTCGCCGAGCGGCTGGAGGAACGGCGGCCCGGCGATGCCGTGCGCCTGACCCTCTTCCGCGGCGACGCCCTGATCGAGGTGAGCGTGACGCTGGCCGAGGCGCCCCCTGATCGGGCGGTGATCACGCCGCTTGCGTCGCCGGACGAGGCGCAGCGACGGACCTACCGCTCGTGGCTGGGCGTGGGGTTGCCGGGCTGA
- the pruA gene encoding L-glutamate gamma-semialdehyde dehydrogenase yields MLPEFRNEPFGDFSTSERRAAMQRALRHVAGQFGATYPVVIHGERIFREEKIASINPAEPKKVVGYAAKADQALANQALEAAEAAFHRWRRVPVEARAQVLLRAAAIMRRNKEELAAWIIYEVSKTWVEADADVAEAIDFCEYYARQALHLQGDRQPLTPYPGEYNELRYLPLGPGLAIPPWNFPLAIVTTLVVAPVVTGNTVVLKPSPRAPVMAAKLLEVLEAAGLPPGVVNYVPGDDAVLGDYLVDHPKVRFIGFTGSKQVGLRIQGRAAVRQPGQNWLKRAILEMGGKDATVVDETADLDAAAAGIVAGAFGFQGQKCSACSRAIVVDAVYDQVLQRVIERTRALRLGNPAQPETDVGAVIDQRAFNTISEYIAIGQEEGRLVAGGEVVDHELLKDGGYFINPTIFADVPHEARISQEEIFGPVLAFTRARDFDEALAFANGTEYGLTGSLYSRSLERLERAREEFHVGNLYLNRKCTGALVGVHPFGGFNMSGTDSKAGGPDYLRLFTQPKAIAEKL; encoded by the coding sequence ATGCTGCCAGAGTTTCGAAACGAACCATTCGGCGATTTCTCCACCTCGGAGCGGCGCGCGGCGATGCAACGCGCCCTGCGCCACGTGGCCGGCCAGTTCGGCGCGACCTATCCGGTGGTGATCCACGGCGAACGCATCTTCCGCGAGGAGAAAATCGCCTCCATCAATCCCGCCGAGCCGAAGAAGGTGGTGGGCTACGCGGCGAAGGCTGACCAGGCCCTGGCCAACCAGGCGCTGGAGGCAGCCGAGGCCGCCTTCCACCGGTGGCGGCGCGTTCCAGTAGAGGCGCGCGCCCAGGTGCTCCTGCGGGCGGCGGCGATTATGCGCCGCAACAAGGAAGAGCTGGCTGCCTGGATCATCTATGAGGTCAGCAAGACCTGGGTCGAGGCCGATGCCGATGTCGCCGAGGCGATTGACTTCTGCGAGTACTACGCGCGCCAGGCCCTGCACCTCCAGGGAGACCGGCAACCGCTGACGCCTTACCCCGGCGAGTACAATGAACTGCGCTACCTGCCCCTTGGACCGGGTCTGGCCATCCCGCCGTGGAACTTTCCGCTGGCGATCGTCACTACCCTGGTCGTGGCGCCCGTTGTGACCGGCAACACCGTGGTGCTCAAGCCCTCCCCGCGCGCCCCGGTGATGGCCGCGAAGCTGCTGGAGGTGCTGGAGGCCGCGGGGCTGCCGCCGGGGGTGGTCAACTACGTGCCCGGCGATGACGCCGTGCTTGGCGACTACCTGGTGGATCACCCGAAGGTGCGCTTCATCGGCTTTACCGGCTCGAAGCAGGTCGGTCTGCGGATTCAGGGGCGGGCCGCAGTCCGCCAGCCGGGCCAGAACTGGCTCAAGCGCGCTATCCTCGAGATGGGGGGCAAGGACGCCACCGTCGTGGACGAAACCGCCGACCTGGACGCCGCGGCCGCGGGGATCGTCGCCGGGGCCTTCGGGTTTCAGGGCCAGAAGTGCAGCGCCTGTTCGCGGGCCATTGTGGTTGACGCGGTCTATGACCAGGTGTTGCAACGGGTGATCGAGCGCACGCGCGCCCTGCGCCTGGGCAACCCCGCTCAGCCCGAAACCGATGTGGGGGCGGTGATTGACCAGCGGGCCTTTAATACGATCAGCGAATACATTGCCATTGGACAGGAAGAGGGTCGCCTGGTGGCCGGCGGCGAAGTGGTGGACCACGAACTGCTCAAGGACGGGGGGTACTTCATCAATCCTACGATATTTGCCGATGTCCCCCACGAGGCCCGCATCAGCCAGGAGGAGATCTTCGGCCCGGTGCTGGCCTTTACCCGCGCGCGCGATTTCGACGAGGCCCTGGCCTTTGCCAACGGCACCGAGTACGGTCTGACCGGCTCCCTCTACTCGCGCTCGCTCGAACGGCTGGAGCGCGCCCGCGAGGAGTTCCATGTAGGCAATCTCTACCTCAACCGGAAATGCACCGGCGCGCTGGTGGGAGTGCATCCCTTCGGCGGCTTTAACATGTCGGGCACCGACAGCAAGGCCGGCGGCCCGGATTATCTGCGTCTGTTCACCCAGCCGAAGGCCATTGCCGAGAAGCTGTAG
- a CDS encoding beta-lactamase family protein, protein MRHYARLIGFAACLLVLLTTCSLPFTGGRQVRVAAFVAPPTAVLGPTVLPTVTPVPMAASTPVLEPPAAPPLAAVLAPVRTGDGAPLAPDMLTRAAQMDAYIASLARQGRFSGSVLVAVRGHVLLSRGYGMANREAAIPATASTRYRLASVTKPLTALGVLRLAAAGKLNLDASICAYLDPCPAAWGPITVAHLLSHSSGLANYTDFAEFADLELSPSTPEQTIALFRDLPLGFVPGTLYHYTNSNYVVLGRLIEQVAGMSYEEFMRRELFQPLDMQDTGLDPGDFGPLKGTRGYAGGQPDIPLDVSNLFAAGDLYSSVEDLFKLAQALDAGRLLPADLAARMTTPGHGGYGLGWKIEQRGPHRLVYHPGSMSGAATWFGRYPDQGVTVIVLSNEYYANVSAIANYLAGQVLGS, encoded by the coding sequence ATGCGTCACTACGCCCGTCTGATAGGGTTTGCCGCCTGTCTGCTGGTACTGCTGACCACGTGCAGTCTCCCCTTTACCGGCGGGCGTCAGGTGCGCGTGGCCGCCTTTGTTGCCCCGCCAACCGCGGTCCTCGGCCCTACCGTCTTACCGACTGTCACCCCTGTACCGATGGCGGCTTCGACCCCGGTGCTGGAGCCGCCCGCCGCCCCCCCGCTGGCAGCGGTGCTGGCTCCGGTCCGTACCGGCGATGGCGCGCCCCTCGCGCCGGACATGCTCACTCGCGCCGCGCAGATGGACGCCTACATAGCTTCACTGGCCCGGCAGGGCAGGTTCAGCGGTTCGGTGCTGGTGGCGGTCCGGGGCCACGTTCTGCTGAGCCGGGGCTACGGCATGGCCAACCGCGAGGCGGCCATTCCCGCGACGGCGAGCACCCGCTACCGTCTGGCCTCGGTGACCAAGCCGCTGACGGCCCTCGGCGTGCTGCGCCTGGCGGCCGCCGGCAAGCTTAACCTCGACGCTTCGATCTGCGCGTACCTCGATCCCTGCCCGGCGGCCTGGGGGCCGATTACTGTGGCCCATCTCCTCAGTCACTCCTCAGGTCTGGCAAACTACACCGACTTTGCCGAGTTCGCCGATCTGGAACTGTCGCCTTCCACCCCGGAGCAAACCATCGCTCTCTTTCGCGACCTGCCGCTTGGCTTCGTTCCCGGTACGCTGTACCACTACACCAACTCGAACTACGTCGTCCTGGGCCGTTTGATCGAACAGGTCGCGGGGATGAGCTACGAGGAGTTCATGCGCCGCGAGTTGTTTCAGCCCCTGGATATGCAGGATACGGGCCTCGATCCCGGCGACTTTGGCCCGCTCAAGGGCACGCGCGGCTATGCCGGAGGGCAACCGGATATCCCTCTCGATGTAAGCAATCTCTTCGCCGCTGGCGATCTCTATTCCAGCGTCGAGGACCTCTTTAAACTGGCCCAGGCCCTCGATGCTGGCAGACTGCTGCCAGCCGACCTGGCAGCGCGGATGACCACCCCCGGACACGGCGGCTATGGTCTGGGCTGGAAGATCGAGCAGCGCGGGCCGCACCGGCTGGTCTACCATCCCGGCTCGATGAGCGGCGCCGCCACCTGGTTCGGGCGTTACCCCGACCAGGGGGTGACGGTGATTGTGCTCAGCAACGAGTACTACGCCAATGTCTCCGCCATCGCGAATTACCTCGCGGGGCAGGTGCTGGGGTCGTAG
- a CDS encoding YccF domain-containing protein, whose protein sequence is MTTTVVRQERGVNLLLRAIYFLVFGLWFSAIWATVAWVLCVTIIGLPLGLWMLNRLPQVTTLRPQRGDLVVSASGEIYRKDIPQRPFLVRALWFLLVGWWLSAVWLSIAWALSAVIIGLPISFWMFDQVPAIITLART, encoded by the coding sequence ATGACAACAACCGTAGTTCGTCAGGAGCGCGGGGTGAACCTGCTCCTCCGCGCGATTTATTTTCTGGTGTTCGGATTGTGGTTCAGCGCGATCTGGGCCACGGTGGCCTGGGTGCTCTGCGTAACGATTATCGGGCTGCCGCTGGGCCTGTGGATGCTCAACCGTCTCCCCCAGGTCACCACGTTACGTCCGCAGCGGGGCGATCTGGTGGTGAGCGCCAGCGGCGAAATCTACCGGAAGGACATTCCGCAACGCCCGTTCCTGGTGCGGGCGCTGTGGTTCCTGCTGGTGGGCTGGTGGCTCAGCGCCGTGTGGCTCTCGATTGCCTGGGCGCTCTCGGCGGTGATCATCGGCTTGCCGATCAGCTTCTGGATGTTCGACCAGGTGCCGGCTATCATCACCCTGGCGCGAACGTAG
- a CDS encoding ligase produces the protein MSRAPATSWRFLPYSEDPPEVELARAEALLAGLAQLPRPALRWYGARRPALVIGSGQRLADVDESVLAATGITLHRRASGGAAVLFTPGFLMQDIALPAEHPLHQQDVSESYRWLGEAWVATLGEFGIAARLVSIPEARADAHILDPLARLACFGGRSPYEVLVGERKVAGFSQIRRRPGALLQAGLYTCWPGRELAALLRLPPAGRERLATLLEGRAAGLADLLPEPPLPERIIAAFGRVLANQHGVSLAPADWREDELALAAAAQARFAPIT, from the coding sequence TGAGGACCCGCCAGAGGTTGAACTGGCCAGAGCCGAGGCGCTGCTGGCCGGTCTGGCACAGTTGCCGCGCCCGGCGCTGCGCTGGTACGGCGCCCGCCGGCCGGCCCTGGTGATCGGCTCAGGCCAGCGCCTCGCCGATGTAGATGAGTCGGTGCTGGCGGCGACAGGCATCACCCTGCACCGGCGCGCCTCCGGCGGCGCGGCGGTGCTGTTCACGCCGGGCTTTTTGATGCAGGACATCGCTCTGCCCGCCGAGCATCCCTTGCACCAGCAGGATGTCAGCGAGTCCTACCGCTGGCTCGGCGAGGCATGGGTCGCCACTTTGGGCGAGTTTGGGATCGCCGCGCGGCTGGTCAGCATCCCCGAGGCGCGCGCCGACGCGCACATCCTCGATCCCCTGGCCCGCCTGGCCTGCTTCGGCGGACGGTCGCCCTACGAAGTGCTGGTTGGCGAACGCAAGGTGGCAGGCTTCTCGCAGATCCGCCGGCGCCCCGGCGCATTGCTGCAGGCGGGTCTCTACACGTGCTGGCCGGGCCGCGAACTGGCCGCCCTGCTGCGCCTGCCCCCCGCCGGGCGCGAGCGTCTGGCAACGCTCCTGGAAGGGAGAGCCGCGGGACTTGCCGATCTGCTGCCCGAGCCGCCACTCCCGGAGCGGATCATCGCCGCCTTCGGCCGGGTGCTGGCCAACCAGCACGGTGTGAGCCTTGCCCCCGCAGACTGGCGCGAGGACGAACTGGCGCTTGCCGCCGCGGCGCAGGCGCGCTTCGCGCCCATCACATAA